One genomic segment of Brevibacillus laterosporus LMG 15441 includes these proteins:
- a CDS encoding methyl-accepting chemotaxis protein — protein MKISTRNLLFTVLNTMLIGAVLILASFVIQGQVLIEMLEKDTRALLQSQSVHVSAEDIDEAVRNPDLNASIQKKLTEGLDQISKEHPQIKQAYVFGVELKEGNQTSIIAQPTPIHEFMKSEGIKLGDMLPQPDVIVKGVQNLVTAKQDTITSIYDDELGTWISALHPIMDNSGNVIAYFGMDVDASMVTNGQDALLLNSSILLFFLLLINVVFQYLIVNRTFKPIQELMRGINEMSRGNLDVRLREGKDELGQVNNKFNQMAENMRTIMMTIRESSNQLVKNSQQLHTIMEENNQHATTITDNIQEMFQHTNLQNIATTECVKSLDEMVVSVESIANNSTEVHHTSLNMKDQAESGQYSVTKVADQMQLIQHSVEESENIIDVLQSQSGKIGEIVKMISEIANQTNLLALNAAIEAQRAGEHGRGFSVVADEVRKLAEQSKQSAEEISQLIKEIQERTNTAVISIRQGSAHVLDGVKIVQETGEIFRHMVQASTEVSDRMQEVSASTQQMAAETEEVTSVVKQVSENARKNTKSAENIQVKSDNQLASYQEILVSVDGLSKIAQELDSALSQLKLEEHK, from the coding sequence ATGAAAATATCTACTAGGAATTTATTGTTCACAGTTCTTAATACTATGTTGATCGGTGCTGTATTAATCCTAGCAAGTTTCGTTATTCAAGGGCAAGTCCTTATTGAAATGCTAGAAAAAGATACGCGAGCCTTGTTACAGTCACAATCTGTACATGTTTCTGCGGAAGACATAGATGAGGCTGTTAGAAATCCTGATTTGAATGCTTCTATCCAGAAGAAACTGACAGAGGGGCTTGACCAGATCAGTAAAGAGCATCCTCAGATTAAACAGGCGTATGTTTTTGGAGTGGAATTGAAAGAGGGAAATCAGACTTCTATTATTGCTCAGCCAACTCCAATTCACGAGTTTATGAAATCAGAAGGAATTAAATTGGGAGATATGCTCCCTCAGCCAGACGTCATTGTGAAGGGAGTTCAGAATCTTGTCACTGCCAAACAAGATACGATAACTTCTATTTATGATGATGAGTTAGGTACTTGGATCTCGGCTCTTCATCCAATCATGGACAACAGTGGAAACGTTATTGCTTATTTTGGTATGGATGTTGATGCTAGTATGGTGACCAATGGGCAGGACGCGCTATTGCTGAACTCTTCCATATTGCTGTTCTTTTTGCTACTTATCAATGTAGTTTTCCAATATTTGATTGTGAATCGTACCTTTAAACCCATTCAAGAGCTTATGCGTGGTATTAATGAAATGAGCAGAGGAAATTTAGATGTTCGTTTGCGCGAAGGAAAGGACGAGTTGGGTCAGGTAAATAACAAATTTAATCAAATGGCAGAAAATATGCGTACGATTATGATGACGATCCGTGAATCCTCGAATCAGCTAGTGAAAAACTCACAGCAATTACATACGATTATGGAAGAAAATAATCAGCATGCTACAACCATTACAGATAACATCCAAGAAATGTTCCAGCACACCAATCTGCAAAATATAGCTACAACAGAATGTGTGAAATCGTTGGATGAGATGGTGGTTAGTGTTGAAAGCATCGCCAATAATTCAACAGAGGTTCATCACACATCTTTGAACATGAAAGATCAGGCAGAGTCCGGTCAATACTCTGTCACTAAAGTGGCAGATCAAATGCAGCTCATTCAGCACTCTGTAGAGGAATCTGAAAATATTATTGATGTTCTCCAATCTCAGTCAGGTAAAATTGGTGAGATTGTCAAAATGATTTCCGAAATTGCAAACCAGACGAATTTACTTGCTTTAAATGCAGCTATTGAAGCCCAACGAGCAGGTGAACACGGTCGAGGCTTCTCAGTTGTTGCAGATGAGGTACGAAAACTAGCGGAACAATCTAAGCAATCGGCAGAAGAAATCAGCCAGCTCATCAAAGAGATTCAAGAACGTACAAATACAGCAGTAATCTCTATTCGCCAAGGTTCTGCACACGTGTTGGATGGTGTGAAAATCGTGCAAGAAACAGGTGAGATATTCCGCCATATGGTTCAGGCGAGTACAGAGGTATCCGACCGTATGCAAGAGGTATCTGCTTCCACGCAACAAATGGCAGCTGAAACAGAAGAGGTTACCTCTGTGGTAAAACAAGTATCGGAAAATGCACGTAAAAACACAAAATCAGCAGAAAACATCCAGGTCAAGTCAGATAATCAGTTAGCTTCTTACCAAGAAATTTTAGTTTCTGTTGACGGATTAAGTAAAATAGCGCAGGAGTTAGATAGCGCGCTTTCCCAACTTAAATTAGAAGAACACAAGTAG
- a CDS encoding non-ribosomal peptide synthetase produces the protein MHNTPRYEPITFPLDNNRFGQITDTVTTRSSYDLTPYMTKLWEKGQEIHLLALYIMWLHRVSGTQQITLGTLSQEKWVPVAINVQQGMNYNDVLDQVETAWEHGTEDADASYSFHQFPSTFCLQQDSLMQIEAHTAAPLHAGITVNKAKASWEMYYDSNSFRQQTIDRFMEQMECLAEQAVLHPQTSFTAYPMLSEMEQKLYQSMNQTTEAFPAEKTILDVFQEIVEAHGERLALQTDETRYTYKQVDTASNRVATMLQEHGIKPGQYVSLFMERSIEASIAVLGILKAGAAYVPLDPHHPQERNAHIIQETNSHVVLSSLAYRDLVVQAIPKAQVLWMEDIEIYSDTAIKPAITPLHPAYVIFTSGSTGTPKGVILHHQGVVNYGVAVRKMMNVTEQDIFTQFITFSFDASVHELFGGLLNGVTLHFLTKEDRMDSISFARAVKRVGVTCIPGIPAAFFNQLVKTLPSTEADCFATVKSIGVGGELLAGEVVRSFQAKFSSDTIIYNLYGPTECTVTSTYHAVTKPVKADTTSIPIGKPLANYEIYLVNESYQLCPIGVPGEILISSVGISHGYLHMPEKTKEAFISDPFTPGSGKIFYKTGDLGRLLEDGEVEYLERKDFQVKIRGHRIEIGEIEERLATYPEIQSVTVIVKKDHDNQNTLVAFYTTNTQQEIDPALLQAFCSQKLPPYMIPAQFGYLPSMPIAPTGKIDRKKLATIELKPVTRTQTYIAPKTEVEQEIARVWEIGLGIERVGANDNFFEIGGHSLKIIEILVEIKPKYPLLKINDFFTHPTVQALAHRIEELSQEEQNTERTDSGLIESNLQTEEVLAEYPERLQTTKKVLRRNQHTFLLTGATGYLGSHLLNELLQTASGTIYCLVRGEDVQSATERLYQNYSFYFGDKLSRQLHSRVRVMIGDLQEVRLGLGKEDWHELVQNIDAIMHCGADVAHFGDSQHFYRVNVQSTETLLDLAREKQGIHFHYVSTIGIPEELSYAGKWHALRNADQVDYSIVLDNHYINSKWESEKLVMRAFEQEGIPVTIYRAGNLSSHSLSGAFQRNMETNAMYRMCRAMFLLGVAPHADWLVDFTPIDFAGKAIASLALQEEAVGAVFHIVNPEQIPYVELLKHFQSFGYQLSLVSQQEYEQWLFDGTKKNREGMELAITQLEGDGARNSNVRFACPKTTALLQKLQITCPTPTKTYFQAMVRHAIENGYFPMPTLAEPIC, from the coding sequence ATGCACAATACACCAAGATACGAACCTATAACGTTCCCACTAGACAATAATCGCTTCGGTCAGATCACAGATACTGTGACTACAAGAAGCTCGTATGATTTGACTCCATATATGACAAAGTTATGGGAAAAGGGACAGGAAATTCATCTATTGGCTTTGTACATCATGTGGCTGCACAGAGTCAGCGGAACCCAGCAGATTACATTGGGTACTCTTAGTCAGGAGAAATGGGTACCAGTAGCTATAAATGTTCAACAAGGAATGAACTATAATGATGTACTAGATCAGGTTGAAACAGCTTGGGAGCATGGAACAGAAGATGCTGATGCTTCTTATTCGTTCCATCAATTCCCAAGCACGTTTTGTCTGCAACAAGACTCACTCATGCAGATTGAAGCACATACAGCTGCTCCCCTACATGCTGGGATCACCGTAAACAAAGCAAAAGCTAGCTGGGAAATGTATTATGATTCCAACAGCTTCCGTCAACAGACAATTGATCGATTTATGGAACAAATGGAATGTTTAGCAGAACAAGCTGTGCTGCATCCGCAAACAAGCTTTACTGCTTATCCCATGCTATCTGAAATGGAACAGAAACTGTATCAATCCATGAATCAGACGACAGAAGCATTTCCAGCAGAAAAGACGATTCTGGATGTCTTTCAAGAGATAGTAGAAGCGCATGGTGAGAGGCTTGCCTTACAGACTGATGAGACTAGGTATACGTATAAACAAGTAGATACAGCATCTAATCGGGTAGCTACAATGCTACAAGAGCATGGGATTAAGCCAGGGCAATATGTTTCTTTATTTATGGAACGAAGTATCGAAGCCAGCATAGCCGTACTTGGGATATTAAAAGCGGGCGCAGCTTATGTTCCATTAGACCCGCATCATCCGCAAGAACGTAATGCCCATATTATTCAGGAAACGAATTCTCATGTAGTTCTTTCTAGTCTTGCCTATCGAGATTTAGTGGTACAAGCTATTCCGAAAGCACAGGTCTTATGGATGGAAGACATTGAAATATATTCTGATACAGCGATAAAACCGGCTATTACGCCGTTGCATCCAGCCTATGTCATTTTTACCTCGGGGTCCACAGGAACGCCCAAGGGAGTTATTTTGCATCATCAGGGGGTAGTGAATTACGGGGTTGCTGTTAGAAAAATGATGAACGTAACAGAGCAGGATATCTTCACACAATTCATCACGTTTAGCTTTGATGCATCCGTTCATGAGTTATTTGGAGGCTTATTAAACGGCGTTACCTTACATTTTTTAACGAAAGAAGATAGAATGGATTCGATTTCGTTTGCAAGAGCAGTCAAGCGTGTAGGAGTTACGTGCATTCCCGGCATTCCTGCTGCCTTCTTTAACCAATTAGTTAAAACGTTGCCAAGCACAGAAGCAGACTGCTTCGCCACCGTAAAAAGCATAGGAGTAGGCGGAGAGCTTCTAGCAGGCGAGGTTGTTCGTTCCTTCCAGGCTAAATTTTCGAGTGATACGATCATTTACAATTTGTACGGGCCGACTGAATGCACCGTGACATCTACGTATCATGCTGTGACTAAACCAGTGAAAGCTGATACGACCAGCATCCCGATTGGAAAGCCTCTTGCAAACTATGAAATATATCTGGTTAACGAATCGTATCAACTGTGCCCGATTGGTGTTCCAGGAGAAATTCTGATTAGCAGCGTAGGAATCTCGCACGGCTATCTGCACATGCCGGAGAAAACGAAGGAAGCCTTTATTTCAGACCCCTTCACACCAGGATCAGGAAAAATCTTTTATAAAACAGGTGACCTGGGACGCTTGCTAGAAGATGGAGAGGTAGAGTATTTAGAACGTAAAGATTTTCAGGTCAAAATTCGTGGGCATCGAATTGAAATAGGAGAAATTGAGGAGCGATTAGCTACGTATCCTGAGATACAAAGCGTAACAGTTATTGTGAAAAAGGATCATGATAATCAGAATACATTGGTCGCTTTTTACACAACAAATACACAGCAGGAGATTGATCCGGCGCTTTTACAAGCTTTTTGCTCGCAGAAGCTGCCTCCTTACATGATTCCAGCACAATTTGGTTATCTACCGTCTATGCCTATTGCACCAACCGGTAAAATTGATCGAAAAAAGCTAGCTACTATTGAGCTAAAACCGGTGACAAGAACACAAACGTATATCGCGCCCAAAACGGAGGTTGAGCAGGAAATTGCCCGAGTATGGGAAATAGGATTAGGAATAGAGCGCGTAGGTGCAAATGATAATTTTTTTGAAATAGGAGGACATTCTCTTAAAATTATAGAGATATTAGTTGAAATAAAGCCAAAATATCCACTGCTAAAAATTAATGACTTCTTCACACATCCGACTGTCCAAGCATTAGCGCATCGAATTGAAGAGCTGAGTCAGGAAGAGCAGAACACAGAACGCACTGATTCTGGGCTGATTGAGAGTAATCTACAAACAGAAGAAGTCCTTGCTGAATATCCAGAGCGTTTACAAACGACCAAAAAGGTTCTAAGACGCAATCAGCATACATTTTTACTAACGGGGGCGACAGGCTATCTTGGTTCTCATTTGTTAAATGAATTGCTGCAAACAGCATCGGGCACGATTTATTGCTTGGTACGTGGGGAAGATGTACAGAGTGCTACAGAACGTTTATATCAAAATTATTCCTTTTACTTTGGAGATAAGCTGAGTAGACAGCTTCATTCACGTGTGAGGGTGATGATAGGTGATTTGCAGGAAGTGCGCTTGGGATTAGGCAAAGAGGATTGGCATGAGCTTGTTCAAAACATTGATGCCATCATGCACTGCGGAGCGGATGTAGCTCACTTTGGTGACTCTCAGCATTTCTATCGAGTAAATGTACAAAGCACGGAGACGTTACTTGATCTGGCCAGGGAAAAACAGGGTATTCATTTTCACTATGTTTCCACGATCGGTATTCCTGAAGAACTGTCTTATGCTGGGAAATGGCACGCATTGCGCAATGCAGACCAAGTGGACTATTCCATTGTGCTAGACAATCATTATATCAATAGCAAATGGGAGTCAGAGAAGCTGGTGATGAGAGCTTTTGAACAGGAAGGTATACCAGTGACAATCTATCGTGCTGGTAATTTGAGTAGCCATTCGTTATCTGGTGCATTTCAACGAAACATGGAAACAAATGCGATGTATCGGATGTGTCGGGCGATGTTTTTGCTGGGAGTTGCCCCACATGCTGATTGGCTAGTAGACTTCACCCCTATTGATTTTGCAGGAAAGGCGATTGCTAGCCTTGCATTACAAGAGGAAGCAGTCGGAGCCGTTTTCCATATTGTTAATCCAGAACAGATTCCGTATGTGGAGCTATTGAAGCATTTTCAGTCTTTTGGCTATCAGCTAAGTCTGGTTTCCCAACAAGAATATGAGCAATGGCTATTTGATGGAACGAAAAAAAATCGGGAAGGGATGGAGCTAGCTATTACGCAACTGGAGGGAGATGGCGCACGTAATTCGAATGTTCGATTTGCATGCCCTAAAACAACAGCCCTATTACAAAAGCTCCAGATTACATGCCCAACACCGACGAAAACATATTTCCAGGCGATGGTGAGGCATGCAATAGAAAATGGATATTTCCCAATGCCAACACTTGCAGAGCCGATTTGCTAA
- a CDS encoding MgtC/SapB family protein: MELIILAKLMLSAFLGIVIGIERELKQKPLGLKTSVIISVSSCLLTIVSIESAQFYAETSMNNRTDPMRLAAQIVSGIGFLGAGVILRRNNDVISGLTTAAIIWSSAGIGIAVGSGFYYEAALGAAMILFSVQLLPYLVNMIGVRKLQGKELKIRLFLDEYSHMTGIIQKFKEEDMKIKNVWLKDVDKHRVQMDLRLVVYDHIYITDIYEMVHNLNGVARVEIDS, encoded by the coding sequence ATGGAATTAATTATTTTAGCAAAGTTGATGCTTTCTGCTTTCCTTGGAATCGTAATTGGAATTGAGCGTGAATTAAAACAGAAGCCACTAGGATTAAAAACTAGCGTAATCATATCGGTTAGTAGCTGCTTACTGACGATTGTTTCGATTGAATCTGCCCAATTTTATGCGGAAACGTCTATGAACAATCGAACAGATCCCATGCGTTTGGCTGCACAGATCGTTAGTGGAATCGGCTTTTTGGGTGCAGGGGTCATTTTGCGCCGAAATAATGATGTTATTTCTGGTCTAACCACAGCTGCAATTATTTGGTCTAGTGCAGGGATTGGAATTGCGGTTGGCTCGGGCTTTTATTATGAGGCAGCGTTAGGAGCTGCGATGATTTTGTTCTCTGTACAGTTGCTTCCTTATTTAGTAAATATGATTGGGGTTCGAAAATTACAAGGAAAAGAATTAAAAATTCGCCTGTTCTTAGATGAGTATTCCCATATGACAGGGATCATCCAGAAATTCAAAGAAGAAGATATGAAGATTAAGAATGTCTGGTTAAAGGATGTTGATAAGCACAGGGTACAGATGGATTTACGTCTAGTCGTGTACGATCATATTTACATTACTGATATTTATGAGATGGTCCATAATTTAAACGGGGTGGCACGTGTAGAGATTGACAGCTAG
- the trpS gene encoding tryptophan--tRNA ligase, translating to MKNQKLVSGIRSTGELHLGNYYGAMKGIEKLVNTYDANFFIADLHTLTTHPSREHMSKNALEAAASYLAAGLNPEHCTFYTQSSLSAEVAELSLYLGMVMPLGELMRCPTFKEKAKKHPDNVNYGLVGYPVLMTADILLHKGEVVPVGEDQLVHLEMARQIARRFNNRYGEVFAYPQPLAENAVRIPALHGQGKMSKSDGVDTYISLQDEQSQIAQKVKKAYSDPTRLYLQQPGHPSVQGCNVYHLHTYFTNEQGQQQLREQCSTASIGCVACKQRLAEEIEQIVEPFRTRKQQLTEEQIIDTLQQGAEKARLSAQKVLQEVRNAIGILMV from the coding sequence ATGAAAAATCAAAAACTGGTATCAGGTATCCGTTCTACTGGTGAATTACATTTGGGTAACTATTATGGAGCAATGAAAGGCATTGAGAAGCTTGTAAACACATACGATGCTAATTTTTTTATAGCAGATTTGCATACATTGACCACACATCCTAGCCGCGAGCATATGTCTAAAAATGCTCTAGAAGCTGCCGCCAGTTATTTGGCTGCAGGACTGAATCCTGAGCATTGTACGTTTTATACACAATCTTCTCTGTCAGCCGAGGTTGCGGAATTATCCTTATATCTAGGAATGGTCATGCCTTTAGGTGAGCTGATGAGATGTCCAACCTTTAAAGAAAAAGCGAAGAAGCATCCTGATAATGTGAATTATGGTTTAGTGGGATACCCTGTACTGATGACAGCAGATATTCTGCTGCATAAAGGTGAAGTAGTGCCTGTTGGTGAAGATCAATTAGTGCATTTGGAGATGGCACGGCAAATTGCTAGGCGTTTCAATAATAGGTATGGTGAGGTTTTTGCATACCCGCAACCGTTGGCAGAGAATGCTGTTCGTATTCCTGCACTACATGGTCAGGGTAAAATGAGTAAATCAGACGGAGTTGATACGTATATTAGTTTACAGGATGAGCAAAGCCAGATCGCTCAGAAAGTAAAAAAGGCATACTCTGATCCAACTCGTCTCTATCTGCAACAACCAGGCCATCCGAGTGTACAAGGCTGTAATGTTTATCATCTGCACACATATTTTACGAATGAGCAGGGTCAACAGCAGCTTAGAGAGCAATGCTCCACGGCATCAATCGGGTGTGTAGCTTGTAAACAGCGACTAGCTGAAGAAATCGAACAAATTGTGGAGCCATTCCGTACCCGCAAACAGCAACTTACAGAAGAACAAATAATCGATACCCTGCAACAGGGTGCCGAGAAAGCTCGGTTATCTGCACAAAAGGTTCTTCAAGAGGTAAGAAATGCCATAGGAATTCTAATGGTGTAA
- a CDS encoding copper amine oxidase N-terminal domain-containing protein produces the protein MKMIGKKGMFCGVLATALLISGMTYAAPAIKVMVDGKEVKTDAQAQIINGRVLVPARGLAESLGGEVQWDQKNKIVNVKSKASSQNGAITGKDAYVIEDQKALISLPSEWKDKIKVEKKANEVIFQYVPKNKAVKPEFFFRVLIITKTVWDKDEYADTGLFTMLGMQDGKVYALQTPSEAPYLEKPESPEFKESVDMLNQLKQSIQFMFIR, from the coding sequence ATGAAGATGATAGGGAAAAAAGGGATGTTTTGCGGCGTATTAGCTACAGCACTGCTCATATCAGGCATGACTTACGCTGCTCCAGCCATCAAAGTGATGGTCGATGGGAAAGAAGTGAAAACTGACGCGCAAGCTCAAATCATTAATGGTCGGGTACTCGTACCTGCACGGGGTTTGGCAGAATCTCTCGGAGGAGAGGTGCAATGGGATCAAAAAAACAAGATCGTGAACGTAAAAAGCAAAGCCTCTAGCCAAAATGGAGCAATAACTGGCAAGGATGCATATGTGATTGAGGATCAAAAGGCTCTGATCAGTCTCCCTTCTGAATGGAAGGATAAGATCAAAGTAGAAAAAAAAGCAAATGAAGTTATTTTTCAATATGTACCGAAAAATAAGGCAGTAAAACCTGAATTTTTCTTCAGAGTGCTCATCATTACTAAAACCGTATGGGATAAAGATGAGTATGCAGATACAGGACTCTTTACGATGTTAGGAATGCAGGACGGAAAGGTTTATGCATTGCAAACACCGAGTGAAGCACCTTATTTGGAGAAACCAGAAAGCCCGGAATTTAAAGAAAGCGTGGACATGCTAAATCAGCTTAAGCAATCCATTCAGTTTATGTTCATAAGGTAA
- a CDS encoding LCP family protein: protein MSWILEKKQKNHKKKTWRFVLISFRVLLLSIIIFFGYQLIGTYYVLDSLDKPKDTILIEEQENDALKPVIWEGTERVSILLMGGDNRGVKKNDQARSDSMLVVTIDPTTKKAHLMSVLRDTYVEIEGHGKGRINTALALGGPNLAMKTIGDLLGLDIQYYVYTDFEGFKSLIDGIGCIDFYVEKNMDYTDKTDGNQYDIHLRKGQQMLDGDKALQYVRFRHDAMSDFTRTERQRNLLLAIAEKLKSDWNLLRMKQILESVAPYIQTNLNIPDMLKLAKLGVECHIAGLAQVPPMELIDGTSVKGASVLSVRDNKKLREFVQELVVQDR, encoded by the coding sequence ATGTCATGGATTTTGGAAAAAAAGCAAAAGAATCATAAAAAGAAAACATGGAGGTTCGTGCTGATCAGCTTCAGAGTTTTGCTTTTGAGCATCATCATTTTTTTCGGCTATCAGCTCATTGGCACCTACTATGTACTTGACAGTCTGGACAAACCAAAGGATACCATTCTAATCGAGGAGCAGGAGAATGACGCGCTGAAGCCTGTCATATGGGAAGGCACCGAGCGTGTCAGCATTCTGCTTATGGGCGGCGACAATCGGGGGGTGAAGAAGAACGATCAAGCGCGTTCCGATTCCATGCTGGTAGTAACGATTGACCCCACCACGAAAAAAGCACATCTTATGTCTGTTCTTCGGGATACTTATGTCGAAATCGAAGGTCATGGCAAAGGAAGAATCAACACCGCACTCGCACTAGGGGGACCTAACCTTGCCATGAAAACGATAGGCGACTTGCTCGGTCTTGATATTCAATATTATGTATATACCGATTTCGAAGGATTCAAATCACTCATCGATGGAATTGGCTGCATTGATTTTTATGTCGAGAAAAACATGGACTACACCGACAAAACCGACGGTAACCAATACGACATCCATCTGCGAAAAGGGCAACAAATGCTGGATGGAGATAAAGCGCTGCAATACGTGCGTTTCCGCCATGACGCAATGAGCGATTTCACCCGGACCGAGCGACAACGTAACCTGTTGCTTGCCATCGCTGAAAAGCTGAAATCCGACTGGAACCTATTGCGGATGAAGCAAATTTTGGAGAGTGTAGCACCTTACATCCAGACAAATCTGAATATCCCCGATATGCTGAAGCTGGCAAAGCTCGGTGTGGAATGCCACATAGCCGGCTTAGCACAAGTACCGCCGATGGAATTAATTGACGGCACGTCGGTGAAAGGGGCCTCTGTCCTGAGTGTGCGAGATAATAAGAAGCTTCGTGAATTCGTGCAGGAATTAGTGGTTCAGGATAGGTAA
- a CDS encoding response regulator transcription factor, protein MQKKILIVEDDIHIAKIIKMNLTLVNFLTTEVHDGLSALEAVKREKFDLILLDVMIPKLDGFSLMEKMKSYHIPVIFLSAKNSVYDKVNGLKLGADDYIVKPFEAIELLARIETVLRRYGKEDSIIKFQNIEVALDKREATIQGQPVELTPKEYDLLVVLLKNKNIALSREQFLDKVWGCDFYGETRTVDMHIKSLRKKLQLHDQIKTIYKIGYRLED, encoded by the coding sequence ATGCAAAAGAAGATATTGATTGTCGAGGACGATATTCATATAGCCAAAATTATTAAAATGAATCTTACGCTCGTGAACTTTTTAACGACCGAGGTACATGACGGTCTTTCGGCACTGGAGGCGGTGAAGCGAGAGAAGTTTGATCTTATCCTGTTGGACGTTATGATTCCGAAGCTGGACGGCTTTTCGCTGATGGAAAAAATGAAATCCTACCACATACCAGTGATTTTCCTGAGCGCGAAAAACTCTGTGTACGATAAAGTCAACGGACTTAAACTAGGAGCGGATGATTACATTGTTAAGCCCTTTGAAGCAATTGAACTCTTGGCTCGAATCGAAACAGTGCTACGTAGATATGGCAAAGAAGACTCTATCATCAAGTTTCAAAACATTGAAGTGGCTCTGGACAAACGAGAGGCGACTATCCAGGGCCAACCGGTAGAGCTGACTCCAAAGGAATACGATTTGCTGGTCGTATTGCTGAAAAATAAGAACATAGCACTATCCAGAGAGCAGTTCCTTGACAAAGTATGGGGCTGCGATTTCTATGGTGAAACAAGAACGGTCGATATGCACATCAAATCGCTACGCAAAAAACTCCAGCTACATGACCAAATCAAGACGATTTATAAAATTGGGTACCGGCTGGAGGATTGA
- a CDS encoding sensor histidine kinase, which yields MKFWQKIYLFSILAFVLIFHIFSIMVIERNHMKMLEQEINSALSQYISIHSSVNAILPILRIYDSVDYEKTVLTNIANEFVEKNSEQRTYLQILNDSNQAIFSNTDFKMPFERKELDKLGTDEIRYILRDIDERTILFATNITYINHKSYVFTYMKDLTPVYQERVDQYSFFVKVDVAACILYMLIMYVVSKGLTKPIDRLNRTARVIAQGDFSERVQITTKDEIGVLAKNFNEMASVVEDKINDLELHNQQKQRFINNFTHELKTPLTSIIGFANFLRTTKYKEDIFLDALDVIYSEGKRLESFSLKLMDLVFLEEHHFQMEEHDLKATIAEMEPVLKMKAREKQISIVIDCEEGSLLMDKDVMKSLIFNLVDNALKASAKQQSITLRTYWSDNHCILEIIDQGIGIAKEHQDKIFEPFFMTDIARTRSNNGAGLGLSICHSIADIHKASIKVISEVNQGTTIQVIFNGTGQKTGVQQ from the coding sequence ATGAAGTTTTGGCAGAAAATATACTTGTTTTCCATTCTTGCATTCGTTCTCATCTTTCATATTTTTTCGATAATGGTCATCGAGCGGAATCACATGAAAATGCTAGAACAGGAAATCAATAGCGCATTAAGCCAGTACATCAGCATTCATTCTAGCGTAAATGCGATCCTTCCAATTCTTCGTATCTATGATTCCGTCGATTACGAAAAAACAGTATTAACGAATATTGCTAACGAATTTGTCGAGAAGAACAGCGAGCAACGAACCTATTTGCAGATTCTAAATGATAGCAATCAGGCGATTTTCAGCAATACCGATTTCAAGATGCCATTTGAGCGTAAGGAGCTGGACAAGCTAGGTACGGATGAAATCAGATATATTTTACGAGATATTGATGAACGTACGATATTGTTTGCAACGAATATAACGTACATTAATCATAAAAGTTACGTATTCACTTACATGAAGGATCTTACGCCGGTGTATCAGGAGCGCGTAGATCAGTACAGCTTTTTCGTCAAGGTGGATGTGGCCGCCTGCATTCTTTATATGCTTATTATGTATGTTGTGAGCAAAGGCCTGACGAAGCCGATCGATCGTCTAAATCGAACGGCTCGGGTTATTGCACAGGGGGATTTTTCAGAACGCGTTCAGATAACAACAAAGGATGAAATCGGCGTGCTGGCCAAAAATTTTAACGAAATGGCTTCGGTGGTCGAGGATAAAATCAATGACTTGGAGCTACACAACCAACAGAAGCAAAGGTTTATCAATAACTTTACTCACGAATTAAAAACACCATTGACCTCGATTATCGGATTCGCCAATTTTCTGAGAACAACTAAATACAAAGAAGATATATTTTTAGATGCTCTGGATGTCATTTATTCAGAAGGAAAGCGGCTAGAATCCTTTTCGTTAAAGCTGATGGATTTGGTTTTCCTAGAGGAGCACCATTTTCAAATGGAGGAACATGATCTTAAGGCCACAATTGCCGAAATGGAACCTGTGCTGAAAATGAAAGCGAGAGAAAAGCAGATTAGCATCGTTATTGATTGCGAAGAAGGGTCTCTTCTTATGGATAAGGATGTAATGAAAAGCTTGATTTTCAATCTTGTAGATAATGCGCTTAAAGCTTCCGCCAAACAGCAGAGCATTACACTTCGTACCTACTGGAGCGATAACCATTGCATCCTCGAAATAATTGATCAGGGCATAGGGATTGCCAAAGAGCATCAGGATAAAATATTTGAACCGTTTTTCATGACGGATATAGCAAGAACGAGAAGCAATAATGGAGCGGGCTTAGGTCTCTCCATATGTCACAGTATTGCAGACATTCATAAAGCAAGTATCAAAGTGATTAGCGAGGTCAATCAAGGTACGACAATTCAGGTTATTTTTAATGGAACGGGTCAAAAGACTGGGGTGCAACAATGA